The genomic region GATCTCCAAGTGTGAACAAGTGAAGTGGTGTTGTCTGTGAGAAGgcactggggagtgggggtgtGTGGCGTGTGAGCGTGTGCTCTGAGTGTCTAAAGAGGGGTGATGTGGCGGTGAAAGTTGAAGAATCCCTATAGAAAGGTTGCATTTGTTAAgtgttttgaatgcattttatatgttttgtgAAATCAAAGGGAACTCTCGAATAAAACTAATTTGACTAGGTATTTGACAGTGGCTTATTTTTGATTGctacaaaaaaattaattgaattGCAAAAACTTATTTAATTCGCATGTATAGGCACCTTGGACTCCGCTGGCCCAGGTTTACATCAGAACCCCGAATGAAGTCAGTTTTGGGGAAGCTGAAGACGGGAGTTGGTGTAGTGTTGGCGGCCCCAACACAGTCCAACTGTGGAGATGCTGCCGAATGCCTTATACCTGAAAAGGGACTTCTTCACTTCACTGTAACAGGATCCCTGGAATCCCTATTGAAATTTAAAAGGACAATTCCAAATTGGCTGGAGCACATGCCCAAAGAAACCCAATCCAAAATCAAGGGCAAAAAGTCTTTTTATGGAGAAATGCCTGAACCCCTCAGTCCCATGACAAATGATCTTGTTGACActcatgcttttcattttgttacTGACTCATTGTTCAATGATGGACTGGATGATTCatctggctgttttttttttttgttttgttttgtttcattaaagCTGTTAAAACTTTCAGGGTCAGCAGCTGTAATTTTAAGTAGTCAGACTTCACTGAAAGTTGaaaaggtgtgttttttttttttgtttttgttttttttgtttgtttgttttttgtttccacAACAGTAATCTACTCCTTTGTGTTGTGGGTGATCTGTTCAGACCGACAGGGTTTTGTGAAATGTTTGGGCTGAAATGGGGTTAGGCAGTGAAAGACTTGAATCTCTGTGGTAATTCCCAGTAGTTGGGCCCGTAGGAATTGcatcactgtatttttaaactCCATCTACACGTCTCATTTTAGTCgtttaaagtgtaaaataaaCATCTAATTTTCCAATCAAATGGTCTTTGTACCTGTATAGAGTTCTTGGATTTTTAGGTTAGTGTTTTATTCAGTTCTGCTGCAGGTTTGGGGGGCTATGAATGTGAGGAAAAGAACAGAATTGACTTGGCAAATTGAGATGCTTCTACTATGCAGGTCACGATTGTGTTATTGTAAAAACATCTGAGccaagtaaatgtgtttttgacttGTGAATTCTCATTTAGTATTGGAGTGATTGTTATTCTAGCCTTGCCTACAGACAAATATATGCCATTATAAAGATCTGCACAGATCAAGATTTCAAAGAAATGTTGATTCTCTGGTGTGATGGtgagcttttatttttattgctgaTAATTTCAGTTGAGTGCAACATGTAAAGGACCTGACATTTTTCTTATGTCAGTTTAGTGGCTGATAAAAATAAACTCAATCTTGagttcatcatttttattattctcaTCAGAACTTACAAGGCTAATATTACTAACCAGGAGACGGCTGATCTGCCCCAAATTAAGGTGCTGCAAAGTTACTCATTGATTGAAAActcataaaatgaaaatataactAGGATCTCTAGTGCACTCTGATCCTCATGGTCTTTTTCACCAAAGATTGCAGGAAGTCACTTTCAGTAGAATTTAATCATTTACTCAGCTGTTGGTACCTTTCAGtattggttagcattagctttttGGGCCCCATCACCTACAGAAGCTTATGTTTAGCCACCATATTTGGAGAAAATTGTGCCTTTTTTGTTCTGTGggttttaaagttattttaaaatatctttacagTTTGCTGCATTTTGATCAGATAGAAGCAACAGAAGAGGCAAAAAATACATGATAAATTTATACATAATGAAAAATCTTTCATGTGCTGGCCAACTACAACTCCATTTCATATGTATAATTCTTCAGGGTTATCAAACATGCTTGAGAAGACAACCACCCGGTGAAAGCCAGAGGCACCCGCATCACATTTATTAGTATACAGGATTTCAGgattcagttttttatttagtaatgcAGTATATAGACCATCACGTTACATGAGGTGTGGTCCACTTCATTATTCAGTGTTGGCATGCAGAAAAGGTCTTCCAGAAGAAGTTCTTGCATGGAGATTTCTCCTGAGCTGGCAGGCCGAATACAGATCTCTCGCCTAGTTTACCACTTAACAGCTGCTCCAGGTCCAGTGCTCCGAGGTCTTTAACAGTCATGTTCAGTTCAGCAAGGTCTGACATAATCTTTATTAGCAGGTCCTTCTGCTCCTTTGTCAGAACCTGAGAAAAGGAGACCGTTTGAAATACtttgaattgtttgttttttgacattATTGATGTGGTGATTGATTGGTGACACACATGCCTAAagaaagatgattcttcaagggtttgtTAGTAAATgactatt from Pygocentrus nattereri isolate fPygNat1 chromosome 9, fPygNat1.pri, whole genome shotgun sequence harbors:
- the sst6 gene encoding somatostatin 6, translating into MALAVGGTSCGGADGGMFIMRMLLSLVPLLLIAWSGTSTDALPVENKLPQSNEVLTKEQKDLLIKIMSDLAELNMTVKDLGALDLEQLLSGKLGERSVFGLPAQEKSPCKNFFWKTFSACQH